The genomic stretch ATAAGGCCCAATCTCATCCATCGCCCCGGCAGTCAGGTAACCGTTGGTGACGTAAACGGTATAGAGGTCATTTTCCTTGGCCAGCCTGGCGGAATCCAGTGTATATTCGAACCAGATGCTGGGTTCATTATACGTCCAGGCGATGCCCCGACACCGGTAACGTTTTGCCATTTCCACGACTTCCTGAGGCTGCATCTCCTGACAGCCCCGCCACCCTGTCCGATTATCAACCGTAGAGATTTCCCAGTTCTGGCAGTGTTTGCAGTGGAAGTTACAGCCGATGCTGCCCAAGGAAAAAACCAGGCTGCCGGGGAAGAAGTGAAATAACGGCTTCTTCTCTACCGGGTCAGCCGCCATCGACGAGACCACAGCATAGCTCAGGTTATATAGAATCCCACCTTTGTTCTGGTACATGCCGCAGACGCCATATTTGTCCGGAGCTATACGGCAATTCCACTGGCAGATATGACACTGGACTCTGGAATCCGGCAATTTCTGGTAGAGCATTGCCTCAATCATGGCTATCTCCGGTTATGTGCCTTTACCCAATTATATCACTCAAGCTCTGTCAATTATAGTCCGGGCAGCCAGTTAGATACCGGACAGGTGAACTTGGTTATCTTGATTGAGGGGAAGGTTCTGCGGGAACCCGATATAACATCCAGTGCAGTG from Dehalococcoidales bacterium encodes the following:
- the amrS gene encoding AmmeMemoRadiSam system radical SAM enzyme translates to MIEAMLYQKLPDSRVQCHICQWNCRIAPDKYGVCGMYQNKGGILYNLSYAVVSSMAADPVEKKPLFHFFPGSLVFSLGSIGCNFHCKHCQNWEISTVDNRTGWRGCQEMQPQEVVEMAKRYRCRGIAWTYNEPSIWFEYTLDSARLAKENDLYTVYVTNGYLTAGAMDEIGPYLDAWRVDIKGFSDALYRDLARVPHWREILDVTIRAKVKWQMHVEVVTNIIPTLNDDDPQLEGIAHWIRDELGELTPWHVTRFYPYHKLTHLPPTPLSTLEHACEIGRKAGLKFIYTGNVPGQGNENTVCYSCGKLNVERSGYRTEIVGLEDSKCRFCGADLNFRGN